In a single window of the Streptomyces sp. NBC_00094 genome:
- a CDS encoding biotin carboxylase N-terminal domain-containing protein, which translates to MITSTVPTSTAPPSVEPISTILVANRGEIACRVFRTCRDLGISTVAVHSDADADALHVREADAAVRLPGSAPSETYLRGDLIVKAALAAGADAVHPGYGFLSENADFARAVTDAGLVWIGPPPEAIEAMASKTRAKELLRVPPLTDVTEADLPVLVKAAAGGGGRGMRIVRELAELEGALKAASAEAASAFGDGEVFVERYVEDGRHVEVQVLADRHGGVWVIGSRDCSLQRRHQKVIEESPAPGFPDDFLYELHESAMDAARAVGYVGAGTVEFLVDGGTAHFLEMNTRLQVEHPVTEEVYGIDLVALQIAVAEGAPLPAGPIAASGHAVEARLYAEDPATGWTPQAGVLHRLEFPTGPGVRVDTGYASGDTVPVHYDSMLAKVVAHAPTRAEAVRKLAHALERAVIHGPATNRDLLVASLRHPDFRNTGRLGTGFYDRNLDALSGPRDGEEYAAVAAALADAAGAGGRFGGWRNLPSQDQAKTYGEHEVRYRPTRGGGYEVSAPEGVRVVSAAPDRVRLEVAGVVRDVDVTAYEDGTVHVGPHRLTARPRFPDPADQREPGSLLAPMPGTVVRVADGLAVGDRVTAGQPLLWLEAMKMEHRVTAPASGTLTALHAAPGRQVEVGALLAVVQADVSTEAQEDQTA; encoded by the coding sequence ATGATCACCTCGACCGTACCCACGTCGACGGCACCCCCCTCCGTCGAACCGATCTCCACCATCCTGGTCGCGAACCGGGGCGAGATCGCCTGCCGGGTCTTCCGCACCTGCCGTGACCTGGGCATCTCCACCGTCGCCGTCCACTCCGACGCGGATGCCGACGCCCTGCACGTCCGGGAGGCCGACGCGGCCGTACGCCTGCCGGGGTCGGCGCCCTCGGAGACGTACCTGCGCGGCGACCTGATCGTGAAGGCCGCGCTCGCGGCGGGCGCCGACGCCGTCCACCCCGGCTACGGCTTCCTCTCCGAGAACGCCGACTTCGCGCGGGCCGTGACCGACGCGGGCCTCGTCTGGATCGGCCCGCCGCCCGAGGCGATCGAGGCGATGGCCTCGAAGACCCGGGCGAAGGAGCTCCTGCGCGTCCCGCCGCTCACCGACGTCACCGAGGCGGACCTGCCGGTCCTCGTGAAGGCGGCGGCGGGCGGCGGCGGGCGCGGGATGCGGATCGTCCGCGAACTAGCCGAGCTGGAAGGTGCGTTGAAGGCGGCCTCCGCCGAGGCGGCGAGCGCCTTCGGGGACGGCGAGGTGTTCGTCGAGCGGTACGTGGAGGACGGCCGGCACGTGGAGGTGCAGGTCCTCGCCGACCGGCACGGCGGCGTGTGGGTGATCGGCTCCCGCGACTGCTCGCTGCAGCGCCGCCACCAGAAGGTGATCGAGGAGAGCCCCGCACCCGGCTTCCCCGACGACTTCCTGTACGAGCTCCACGAGTCGGCGATGGACGCCGCCAGGGCGGTCGGCTACGTGGGCGCGGGGACGGTCGAGTTCCTCGTCGACGGCGGCACCGCGCACTTCCTGGAGATGAACACCCGGCTCCAGGTCGAGCACCCGGTGACCGAGGAGGTGTACGGCATCGACCTCGTCGCCCTCCAGATCGCCGTCGCCGAGGGCGCCCCGCTCCCCGCGGGCCCGATCGCGGCGAGCGGGCACGCCGTCGAGGCCCGGCTCTACGCGGAGGACCCGGCCACGGGCTGGACCCCGCAGGCGGGCGTCCTGCACCGCCTGGAGTTCCCCACCGGGCCCGGCGTCCGCGTCGACACCGGATACGCCTCCGGTGACACCGTGCCGGTGCACTACGACTCCATGCTCGCGAAGGTCGTCGCGCACGCCCCGACCCGCGCCGAGGCCGTACGCAAGCTCGCCCACGCCCTTGAGCGGGCGGTCATCCACGGGCCCGCCACCAACCGGGACCTGCTCGTCGCCTCGCTGCGGCACCCCGACTTCCGGAACACCGGCCGACTCGGCACCGGCTTCTACGACCGGAACCTGGACGCGCTGTCCGGCCCCCGGGACGGCGAGGAGTACGCGGCCGTCGCCGCCGCGCTCGCGGACGCCGCCGGGGCGGGCGGAAGGTTCGGCGGGTGGCGGAACCTCCCCTCGCAGGACCAGGCCAAGACGTACGGGGAACACGAGGTCCGCTACCGCCCGACCCGGGGCGGCGGCTACGAGGTCTCGGCCCCCGAGGGCGTCCGGGTCGTGTCGGCCGCCCCCGACCGCGTACGGCTCGAAGTCGCCGGAGTCGTACGGGACGTCGACGTCACGGCGTACGAGGACGGCACCGTCCACGTCGGCCCCCACCGGCTCACCGCCCGCCCCCGCTTCCCCGACCCCGCCGACCAGCGGGAACCCGGCTCCCTGCTCGCCCCCATGCCCGGCACCGTCGTCCGGGTCGCGGACGGGCTCGCCGTCGGCGACCGGGTCACCGCCGGACAGCCGCTCCTCTGGCTGGAGGCCATGAAGATGGAGCACCGCGTCACCGCTCCCGCTTCCGGCACGCTCACCGCGCTCCACGCCGCCCCCGGCCGCCAGGTCGAGGTCGGCGCCCTGCTCGCCGTCGTACAGGCAGACGTCTCGACCGAAGCACAGGAGGACCAGACAGCATGA
- a CDS encoding acyl-CoA dehydrogenase family protein: MSTLIDSPEHTALRAAVSALGHRHGPGFDRAALWAEAGKLGYLGVNLPEEYGGGGGGMAELSIVLEEAGAAGAPLLMMVVSPAICGTVIARFGTEEQKRAWLPGLADGSRTMAFGITEPDAGSNSHRITTTATRTEDGWVLNGRKVFVSGVDIADATLIVGRTSDARTGNLKPCLFIVDRDAPGFERRHIEMELDANEKQFELTLDDVHLPADALVGDEDAGLLQLFAGLNPERIMTAAFAIGMGRYALARAVAYAKERQVWKAPIGAHQAVAHPLAQAHIELELARLMMAKAAHLYDAGDDMGAGEAANMAKYAAAEACVKAVDQAVHTLGGNGLTKEFGLARLVTAARVARIAPVSREMILNFVSHQTLGLPKSY, translated from the coding sequence ATGAGCACCCTCATCGACTCCCCGGAACACACCGCCCTCCGAGCCGCCGTCTCCGCGCTCGGCCACCGCCACGGCCCCGGCTTCGACCGGGCCGCCCTGTGGGCCGAGGCGGGCAAGCTCGGCTACCTCGGGGTGAACCTGCCCGAGGAGTACGGCGGCGGGGGCGGCGGCATGGCCGAGCTGTCGATCGTCCTGGAGGAGGCCGGCGCCGCCGGGGCCCCGCTCCTCATGATGGTCGTCTCGCCCGCGATCTGCGGCACGGTCATCGCGCGCTTCGGCACGGAGGAGCAGAAGCGGGCCTGGCTCCCGGGCCTCGCGGACGGCTCCCGGACCATGGCGTTCGGGATCACGGAGCCCGACGCGGGCTCCAACTCGCACCGCATCACGACCACCGCGACCCGCACCGAGGACGGCTGGGTCCTCAACGGCCGGAAGGTCTTCGTCTCGGGCGTCGACATCGCCGACGCGACGCTCATCGTGGGCCGCACCTCGGACGCCCGCACGGGCAACCTGAAGCCCTGCCTCTTCATCGTGGACCGGGATGCCCCCGGCTTCGAGCGGCGCCACATCGAGATGGAACTCGACGCGAACGAGAAGCAGTTCGAGCTGACGCTCGACGACGTGCACCTGCCCGCCGACGCGCTGGTCGGCGACGAGGACGCGGGCCTGCTCCAGCTCTTCGCGGGGCTCAACCCGGAACGGATCATGACGGCCGCGTTCGCGATCGGCATGGGCCGGTACGCGCTCGCGCGGGCCGTGGCGTACGCGAAGGAGCGCCAGGTCTGGAAGGCCCCGATCGGTGCCCACCAGGCCGTCGCGCACCCCCTCGCGCAGGCCCACATCGAGCTCGAACTGGCCCGGCTGATGATGGCGAAGGCGGCCCATCTCTACGACGCGGGCGACGACATGGGCGCGGGCGAGGCCGCCAACATGGCCAAGTACGCGGCGGCCGAGGCCTGTGTGAAGGCCGTCGACCAGGCCGTCCACACCCTCGGCGGCAACGGCCTCACGAAGGAGTTCGGCCTCGCCCGCCTGGTCACGGCGGCCCGGGTGGCCCGGATCGCCCCGGTCAGCCGGGAGATGATCCTGAACTTCGTGTCGCACCAGACGCTGGGTCTCCCCAAGTCGTACTGA
- a CDS encoding sporulation protein produces MVFKRLLGSSKASGGIPLELDTVLSEETLLPGGILRGEVVLRAGDRDVRVRTVNAKLVANASAAVGKSDTVDTDTGDTIAHFPVTNHFTVGKGQEVRVPLRFRLRWETPVSEVRGKPLDGVRLAMYTEVDADGIEDRTDSDPVRIGATPLHETVLDAFAAAGYTCRSAQIDDDYIPRSERQILYLRQGFRLVATLAASEAGRPQNLELYFHSNAVGAEIYVRRSGLTQKDWWQKPPALRYVAAHHEVGHVDFEAKVRQWIDEVCALPEKAVDDRERVEYDLGGPRVWLDT; encoded by the coding sequence ATGGTGTTCAAAAGACTGCTCGGCAGCAGCAAGGCAAGCGGCGGGATACCGCTGGAGCTCGACACCGTCCTGTCGGAGGAGACACTCCTCCCCGGCGGGATCCTGCGCGGGGAGGTCGTCCTGCGGGCGGGCGACCGGGACGTGCGGGTGCGGACCGTCAACGCGAAGCTCGTGGCCAACGCGTCGGCCGCCGTCGGCAAGAGCGACACGGTCGACACGGATACGGGCGACACCATCGCCCACTTCCCCGTGACCAATCACTTCACCGTCGGGAAGGGCCAGGAGGTGCGCGTGCCCCTCCGGTTCCGGCTGCGATGGGAGACCCCGGTCTCCGAGGTGCGCGGGAAGCCGCTCGACGGGGTGCGGCTGGCGATGTACACCGAGGTCGATGCCGACGGGATCGAGGACCGGACGGACAGCGACCCGGTGCGCATCGGCGCGACGCCGCTGCACGAGACCGTCCTCGACGCGTTCGCGGCCGCGGGGTACACCTGCCGGAGCGCACAGATCGACGACGACTACATCCCGCGCAGCGAGCGCCAGATCCTCTACCTGCGGCAGGGCTTCCGACTCGTCGCCACCCTGGCCGCGTCGGAGGCGGGCCGCCCGCAGAACCTGGAGCTGTACTTCCACTCCAACGCGGTCGGTGCCGAGATCTACGTCCGCAGGTCCGGCCTGACCCAGAAGGACTGGTGGCAGAAGCCGCCCGCCCTGCGCTACGTGGCCGCCCACCACGAGGTCGGCCACGTGGACTTCGAGGCGAAGGTCCGCCAGTGGATCGACGAGGTCTGCGCTCTGCCCGAGAAGGCCGTCGACGATCGCGAGAGGGTCGAGTACGACCTGGGCGGCCCCAGGGTCTGGCTCGACACGTAG
- a CDS encoding glycosyltransferase yields the protein MAASALPAHPATAPRAALHDTVVVIPARNEEAEILASLESLATQTRRPDLIVVVVNNSTDGTERAALDFAARPGTPPTRVLNLPDNPHKKAGALNHALARLGAETGRLGDTARYVLVMDADTSLHPDFVARARHVMESDPTLGGVSATCYGRTGLWRNPWQRFLTGMQIIEYGRYAHTRARRGVHTMAGAGSFYRAAALQELVDARDEVFWQHSGNLVEDYETTLALKEAGWRVTANQYVVAYTDLMPRLGDLVRQRERWVRGTLDIMRQRGWTRHTRLSIVQYVLGLLGFAYSFGWMTVWVSEAVASGDGAGDPLWLLILLASSLFSALRVAPLGWKAMLTCALLLPELVFQLIRTYWMGTSLWRSYTARTATWA from the coding sequence ATGGCTGCTTCGGCCTTACCCGCCCACCCCGCCACCGCCCCGCGAGCCGCCCTCCACGACACCGTCGTCGTGATCCCGGCCCGCAACGAGGAGGCGGAGATCCTCGCCTCCCTGGAGTCCCTCGCGACCCAGACCCGCCGGCCCGACCTGATCGTGGTCGTCGTCAACAACTCGACGGACGGCACCGAACGGGCCGCCCTCGACTTCGCCGCACGGCCCGGCACCCCGCCGACCCGCGTCCTGAACCTCCCCGACAACCCGCACAAGAAGGCCGGCGCCCTCAACCACGCGCTCGCCCGGCTCGGCGCGGAGACCGGACGGCTCGGCGACACCGCGAGGTACGTCCTCGTCATGGACGCGGACACCAGCCTCCACCCCGACTTCGTCGCCCGCGCCCGCCACGTCATGGAGTCCGACCCGACCCTCGGCGGCGTGAGTGCCACCTGCTACGGCAGGACCGGACTGTGGCGGAACCCCTGGCAGCGCTTCCTGACCGGCATGCAGATCATCGAGTACGGCCGGTACGCCCACACCCGGGCGCGACGCGGCGTGCACACCATGGCGGGCGCCGGCTCCTTCTACCGCGCCGCCGCCCTCCAGGAACTCGTCGACGCCCGCGACGAGGTCTTCTGGCAGCACAGCGGCAACCTCGTCGAGGACTACGAGACCACGCTCGCCCTGAAGGAAGCGGGCTGGCGCGTGACCGCCAACCAGTACGTCGTCGCCTACACGGACTTGATGCCCCGCCTCGGCGACCTCGTGCGCCAGCGGGAACGCTGGGTCCGCGGCACCCTCGACATCATGCGGCAGCGCGGCTGGACCCGGCACACCCGGCTCTCCATCGTCCAGTACGTGCTCGGCCTGCTCGGCTTCGCGTACAGCTTCGGCTGGATGACCGTCTGGGTGAGCGAGGCCGTGGCGAGCGGCGACGGCGCCGGCGATCCGCTCTGGCTGCTCATCCTCCTCGCCTCGTCCCTCTTCTCCGCCCTCCGCGTCGCCCCACTGGGCTGGAAGGCCATGCTGACCTGCGCCCTCCTCCTGCCCGAGCTGGTCTTCCAGCTCATCCGCACCTACTGGATGGGCACCTCCCTCTGGCGCTCCTACACCGCGAGGACCGCGACATGGGCCTGA
- a CDS encoding 4-coumarate--CoA ligase family protein produces MVFHSAYEDVPAVSLAIHDAVLGRAAEFGDTPALIDGAGELTLTYTQVDAFHRLVSAGLAEAGVRKGDVLALHSPNTVLFPIAFYAATRAGASVTTVHPLATPEEFAKQLRDSSARWIVTVSPLLPAARAAAELAGGIEEIFVCDQAPEGEGIRSLQSFLASTGPVPEPSIDPEEDIAALPYSSGTTGVPKGVMLTHASIATNLAQLVPLVPMGPGDRILAVLPFFHIYGLTALMNAPLRQGATVVVLPRFDLDTFLGAIQKHRINGLYVAPPIVLALAKHPAVADYDLSSLEYIVSSAAPLDAALAEACSARLGLPPVRQAYGMTELSPGTHVTPLAAENPPPGTVGKLLPSTEMRILSLDDPAKDAAAGEAGEIAIRGPQVMKGYLGRPDATAAMIDGDGWVHTGDIGRVDDDGWLFVVDRVKELIKYKGFQVPPAELEALLLTHDGIADAAVIGVTDAEGTEIPKAFVVRQPSAPGLTAEDVMAHVAARVAPYKKVRSVEFIDTVPRAASGKILRRELRDRA; encoded by the coding sequence ATGGTGTTCCACAGCGCGTACGAGGACGTTCCGGCCGTATCCCTCGCCATCCACGACGCCGTGCTCGGCCGCGCCGCCGAGTTCGGCGACACCCCGGCCCTCATCGACGGGGCCGGCGAGCTGACCCTCACGTACACCCAGGTCGACGCCTTCCACCGGCTGGTCTCCGCCGGTCTCGCCGAGGCCGGGGTCCGCAAGGGGGACGTACTCGCCCTGCACAGCCCCAACACCGTGCTCTTCCCGATCGCCTTCTACGCCGCCACCCGCGCCGGGGCCTCCGTCACCACCGTCCACCCGCTCGCCACGCCCGAGGAGTTCGCGAAGCAGCTCCGGGACTCCTCCGCGCGCTGGATCGTGACCGTGTCGCCGCTGCTTCCGGCCGCCCGCGCGGCGGCCGAACTCGCGGGCGGCATCGAGGAGATATTCGTCTGCGACCAGGCCCCGGAAGGGGAGGGGATCCGGTCGCTCCAGTCCTTCCTGGCCTCCACCGGACCCGTCCCGGAGCCCTCCATCGACCCCGAGGAGGACATCGCGGCGCTCCCGTACTCCTCCGGCACCACCGGCGTCCCCAAGGGCGTGATGCTCACGCACGCGTCGATCGCCACCAACCTGGCGCAGTTGGTGCCGCTGGTCCCGATGGGCCCCGGTGACCGGATTCTTGCGGTTCTTCCTTTTTTCCACATCTACGGCTTGACGGCTCTCATGAACGCCCCGCTCCGCCAGGGCGCCACCGTCGTCGTCCTGCCCCGCTTCGACCTCGACACCTTCCTCGGCGCGATCCAGAAACACCGCATCAACGGCCTGTACGTGGCTCCACCGATCGTCCTCGCCCTCGCCAAGCACCCGGCCGTCGCCGACTACGACCTGTCCTCCCTGGAGTACATCGTCAGCTCCGCCGCCCCGCTCGACGCCGCTCTCGCCGAGGCCTGTTCGGCCCGGCTCGGGCTGCCGCCCGTCCGCCAGGCGTACGGGATGACGGAGCTCTCCCCGGGCACCCACGTCACCCCGCTCGCCGCCGAGAACCCGCCGCCCGGCACCGTCGGCAAGCTGCTGCCCTCCACCGAGATGCGGATCCTCTCCCTCGACGACCCGGCGAAGGACGCCGCCGCCGGCGAGGCGGGCGAGATCGCCATCCGGGGGCCGCAGGTCATGAAGGGGTACCTCGGCCGCCCCGACGCCACCGCCGCGATGATCGACGGCGACGGCTGGGTCCACACCGGCGACATCGGACGCGTCGACGACGACGGCTGGCTGTTCGTCGTGGACCGGGTCAAGGAGCTGATCAAGTACAAGGGTTTCCAGGTCCCCCCGGCCGAACTCGAAGCGCTCCTCCTCACGCACGACGGCATCGCCGACGCCGCCGTCATCGGCGTCACCGACGCGGAGGGTACCGAGATCCCCAAGGCCTTCGTCGTGCGCCAGCCCTCGGCGCCCGGCCTCACCGCCGAGGACGTCATGGCGCACGTCGCCGCACGGGTCGCCCCGTACAAGAAGGTCCGCAGCGTCGAGTTCATCGACACCGTGCCCCGGGCGGCCTCCGGGAAGATCCTCCGCAGGGAACTGAGGGACCGCGCATGA
- a CDS encoding enoyl-CoA hydratase family protein has translation MTTTLVTSAEDRGVTTLTLNSPATRNALSTHLVTELADALTACGKDPAVRAVVLTHTGTTFSAGADLKAPPSPYAFVDLLRQIVELPKPVVGLVTGHARAGGLGLLGACDIVLAGEAADFALTEVRIGVAPAVISLTLLPKLDPRAAARFYLTGERFGVPEAIGMGLVTAPATELDGILDALRAGSPQGLREAKRLVTARVLETFERDAEDLVQRSATLFASAEAREGMTAFLERRDPEWRQ, from the coding sequence ATGACCACCACACTCGTCACATCGGCCGAGGACCGGGGCGTCACCACCCTCACCCTGAACTCCCCGGCGACCCGCAACGCCCTCTCCACCCACCTCGTCACCGAGCTCGCCGACGCCCTCACCGCCTGCGGCAAGGACCCGGCGGTCCGTGCGGTGGTCCTCACCCACACCGGCACCACGTTCAGCGCGGGCGCCGACCTGAAGGCCCCGCCCAGCCCGTACGCCTTCGTGGACCTGCTCCGGCAGATCGTCGAACTGCCGAAACCGGTCGTCGGCCTCGTCACGGGCCACGCCCGGGCCGGTGGCCTCGGCCTGCTCGGCGCCTGCGACATCGTGCTGGCGGGGGAGGCCGCGGACTTCGCGCTCACCGAGGTGCGGATCGGGGTCGCGCCGGCCGTCATCTCCCTCACCCTCCTCCCGAAGCTCGACCCGCGCGCGGCCGCCCGCTTCTACCTGACGGGGGAGCGGTTCGGCGTCCCCGAGGCGATCGGCATGGGTCTGGTCACGGCTCCCGCCACCGAACTCGACGGCATCCTCGACGCCCTGCGCGCGGGCTCCCCGCAGGGCCTGCGGGAGGCGAAACGGCTGGTCACCGCTAGAGTCCTGGAGACCTTCGAGCGCGACGCGGAGGACCTGGTGCAGAGGTCGGCCACGCTCTTCGCCTCCGCAGAGGCGCGCGAAGGGATGACGGCCTTCCTCGAACGACGGGACCCCGAATGGCGGCAGTGA
- a CDS encoding TetR/AcrR family transcriptional regulator: MAAVTAPKQDRSRATRQRLLEAAVACLAEHGWAGSTVAVVAERAGVSRGAAQHHFPTREDLFTAAVEYVAEERSQALRALPSRDRTEAVEALVDLYTGPLFRAALHLWVAASDEAQLRDRVTELEARVGRESHRIAVEVLGADESVPGVRETVQGLLDMARGLGLATLLTDDRARRERVVAQWARLVNEALA, encoded by the coding sequence ATGGCGGCAGTGACCGCACCCAAGCAGGACAGGAGCCGCGCCACCCGGCAGCGGCTCCTGGAGGCCGCCGTGGCCTGTCTCGCCGAGCACGGCTGGGCGGGTTCCACGGTCGCCGTCGTCGCCGAACGGGCCGGCGTCTCCCGGGGCGCGGCCCAGCACCACTTCCCCACCCGCGAGGACCTCTTCACGGCGGCCGTCGAGTACGTCGCCGAGGAACGCTCCCAGGCCCTGCGCGCCCTGCCGTCCCGCGACCGCACCGAGGCCGTCGAGGCCCTCGTCGACCTCTACACCGGGCCCCTCTTCCGGGCCGCGCTCCACCTCTGGGTCGCGGCCTCCGACGAGGCCCAGCTGCGGGACCGGGTGACCGAACTGGAGGCCCGCGTCGGCCGCGAGTCCCACCGGATCGCCGTCGAGGTCCTGGGGGCCGACGAGTCCGTCCCGGGCGTCCGCGAAACGGTCCAGGGCCTCCTGGACATGGCCCGCGGCCTGGGCCTCGCCACCCTCCTCACGGACGACCGCGCCCGCCGGGAACGGGTGGTGGCCCAGTGGGCGCGGCTGGTGAACGAGGCCCTGGCGTGA
- a CDS encoding M4 family metallopeptidase encodes MTRRTPRGLVAAVAVAGTAAALLPSSGAVAAVLAPPQARVFMVNPVQSSGDQSLTDHKDAVSDVPASAYATVTLRNLDASGGLSGKWATVRSETGKPAVVADAGSYNRSDDQFEQVMAYFWVNEAQEYLQGLGFGTELPGANDRVQPVRLNQWGADNSFFTDKKDEIRFGKGGVDDAEDADVIVHEYGHAVHDAQVPGFGTNAESGAIGEAFGDYLAVAVGTNAAAKYDWPLKADAACVADWDATGYSEAPHCLRRIDGTKTYADREGEVHADGEIWSRALLDIRTSLGARTADRIIVNAQFGFAADTSFRDAALTTVATAERMYGKAAADAVRNAFKAREIPGL; translated from the coding sequence ATGACTCGCCGCACCCCTCGTGGCCTGGTCGCCGCGGTCGCCGTCGCCGGCACGGCCGCCGCCCTGCTCCCGTCCTCGGGAGCCGTCGCGGCCGTACTGGCGCCGCCGCAGGCCCGGGTCTTCATGGTGAACCCGGTGCAGTCCTCCGGTGACCAGTCCCTCACCGACCACAAGGACGCGGTGAGCGACGTACCCGCCTCCGCCTACGCCACCGTCACCCTGCGGAACCTCGACGCGAGCGGCGGCCTGTCCGGGAAGTGGGCGACCGTCCGCTCCGAGACGGGCAAGCCCGCCGTCGTCGCCGACGCCGGCTCGTACAACCGCTCCGACGACCAGTTCGAGCAGGTCATGGCGTACTTCTGGGTCAACGAGGCGCAGGAGTACCTCCAGGGCCTCGGCTTCGGCACCGAGCTGCCCGGCGCCAACGACCGCGTCCAGCCCGTCCGGCTCAACCAGTGGGGCGCCGACAACTCCTTCTTCACCGACAAGAAGGACGAGATCCGCTTCGGCAAGGGCGGCGTCGACGACGCCGAGGACGCGGACGTGATCGTCCACGAGTACGGCCACGCCGTGCACGACGCCCAGGTGCCCGGCTTCGGCACGAACGCCGAGTCCGGCGCGATCGGCGAGGCCTTCGGCGACTACCTCGCCGTCGCGGTCGGCACCAACGCCGCCGCCAAGTACGACTGGCCCCTGAAGGCCGACGCGGCCTGCGTGGCCGACTGGGACGCCACCGGCTACAGCGAGGCCCCGCACTGCCTCCGCCGGATCGACGGGACCAAGACGTACGCGGACCGCGAGGGCGAGGTCCACGCCGACGGCGAGATCTGGTCCCGCGCGCTCCTCGACATCCGCACCTCGCTCGGCGCCCGCACGGCCGACCGGATCATCGTCAACGCGCAGTTCGGCTTCGCCGCCGACACCAGCTTCCGGGACGCGGCGCTGACGACGGTCGCGACCGCCGAGCGGATGTACGGCAAGGCCGCGGCGGACGCGGTACGGAACGCCTTCAAGGCGCGCGAGATCCCCGGGCTGTAG